A genome region from Rhodanobacter thiooxydans includes the following:
- the motD gene encoding flagellar motor protein MotD has protein sequence MRRRRHEEHQNHEAWAIPYADLMTLLLAFFVVMYAVSVVNEGKFRVMSESLIEAFNGSSRAIAPLPPTKIRPHNIAPAIAAPSGQSGSSIVPIAVPIPPHPVPASGGSGREAGHKAKPPETLGRIEDQVRKALQPLIDRKLVVVRHKPDWLEIEIRTDILFPSGVAQLSEPATEVLHDLAAILASFGNPLRVEGFTDDMPISNTLYPSNWELSAARAASVARLFSTSGIAPARLGIIGWGETRPIADNATVEGRNQNRRVVVVVMSDHPTAPRDHAAPENVGQLAGLADPPPTSDVLPTVRVTSGEPATARAPADAAGTPAPSPVAGSAHQAGMSK, from the coding sequence ATGAGGAGGCGACGGCACGAGGAGCACCAGAACCACGAGGCCTGGGCGATTCCCTACGCCGACCTGATGACCCTGCTGCTGGCGTTCTTCGTGGTGATGTACGCGGTCTCGGTGGTCAACGAGGGCAAGTTCCGGGTCATGTCCGAGTCGCTGATCGAGGCGTTCAACGGCTCCAGCCGCGCCATCGCGCCGCTGCCGCCGACCAAGATCCGGCCGCACAACATCGCCCCGGCGATCGCCGCGCCGAGCGGGCAGTCCGGTTCGTCGATCGTGCCGATCGCGGTGCCCATCCCGCCGCATCCGGTGCCGGCCAGCGGCGGCAGCGGGCGCGAAGCGGGCCACAAGGCGAAGCCGCCGGAAACCCTGGGGCGCATCGAGGACCAGGTGCGCAAGGCGCTGCAGCCGCTGATCGACCGCAAGCTGGTGGTGGTGCGGCACAAGCCCGACTGGCTGGAGATCGAGATCCGCACCGACATCCTGTTCCCCAGCGGCGTGGCGCAGCTGTCGGAGCCGGCCACCGAGGTGCTGCACGACCTGGCGGCGATCCTGGCCAGCTTCGGCAACCCGCTGCGGGTGGAAGGCTTCACCGACGACATGCCGATCAGCAACACGCTGTACCCGTCGAACTGGGAACTGTCGGCGGCGCGCGCGGCCAGCGTGGCGCGGCTGTTTTCCACCAGCGGGATCGCCCCCGCGCGACTGGGCATCATCGGCTGGGGCGAGACGCGCCCGATCGCCGACAACGCCACCGTGGAGGGCCGCAACCAGAACCGGCGCGTGGTGGTGGTGGTGATGAGCGACCACCCGACCGCGCCGCGCGACCACGCCGCCCCGGAGAACGTCGGCCAGCTCGCCGGCCTGGCGGACCCGCCGCCGACGTCCGACGTGCTGCCCACCGTGCGCGTCACCAGTGGCGAGCCGGCCACCGCGCGCGCGCCGGCGGACGCCGCGGGAACTCCCGCGCCGTCACCGGTCGCCGGCAGTGCGCACCAGGCCGGCATGAGCAAGTGA
- a CDS encoding chemotaxis response regulator CheY, with the protein MDKNMKILVVDDFSTMRRIVRNLLVELGFSNPLIQEADDGESALAMLRSQPFDLVVTDWNMPNMTGIDLLRAIRGEDALKCLPVLMVTAENNRDQIIAAAQAGVNGYIVKPFTAVTLKEKLTKIFERIAASGVSA; encoded by the coding sequence TTGGACAAGAACATGAAAATCCTGGTGGTGGACGACTTTTCCACCATGCGTCGGATCGTCCGCAACCTGCTGGTCGAGCTTGGCTTCAGCAACCCGCTGATCCAGGAGGCCGACGACGGCGAGAGCGCGCTGGCGATGCTGCGCAGCCAGCCGTTCGACCTGGTGGTGACCGACTGGAACATGCCGAACATGACCGGCATCGACCTGCTGCGCGCGATCCGCGGCGAGGACGCGCTGAAATGCCTGCCGGTGCTGATGGTCACCGCGGAGAACAACCGTGACCAGATCATCGCCGCCGCACAGGCCGGCGTGAACGGCTACATCGTCAAGCCGTTCACCGCGGTCACGCTCAAGGAAAAGCTCACCAAGATCTTCGAACGGATCGCCGCCAGCGGAGTCAGCGCATGA
- a CDS encoding chemotaxis protein CheW produces the protein MSATAPASASPARHWLSFRIGAQLYAAPLDEVGEVIRDGDLTPVPGAAADLLGVRHLRGRIVPVMDGRRRLGLPALPEANPASVRVVMLSQAGQRVGLRVDAVGELLCSDGIDIAPPPPGRASRDDDPVSGVLAWQGGFVALLDVRRLCRADDGGSHVA, from the coding sequence ATGAGCGCCACCGCCCCCGCGTCCGCGTCGCCCGCCCGCCACTGGCTGTCGTTCCGCATCGGCGCGCAGCTGTATGCAGCGCCGCTGGACGAGGTCGGCGAAGTCATCCGCGACGGCGACCTGACCCCGGTGCCGGGCGCCGCCGCCGACCTGCTCGGCGTACGCCACCTGCGCGGGCGCATCGTGCCGGTCATGGACGGCCGCCGCCGGCTCGGCCTGCCGGCGCTGCCGGAGGCCAACCCGGCAAGCGTGCGCGTGGTGATGTTGTCGCAGGCGGGCCAGCGGGTCGGCCTGCGCGTGGATGCGGTCGGCGAGCTGCTGTGCAGTGACGGCATCGACATCGCGCCGCCGCCGCCGGGTCGCGCCAGTCGCGACGACGACCCGGTCAGCGGCGTGCTGGCCTGGCAGGGCGGTTTCGTGGCCCTGCTCGACGTGCGCCGGCTGTGCCGGGCGGACGATGGCGGCAGCCATGTGGCTTGA
- a CDS encoding STAS domain-containing protein, producing MADKQFVSANERAWSGGMAGKRAATQKQDERPAAPDGAAAVVLPADCRLAAQAALQAELVGALERGAGVVLDASAVERVDTAALQLLVLLRRELASRDGALAWRGASAAFNEAAGLLGLARILELPAAGPA from the coding sequence GTGGCCGATAAGCAATTCGTCAGCGCCAACGAGCGCGCGTGGAGCGGCGGCATGGCCGGCAAACGAGCGGCGACGCAGAAACAGGACGAGCGGCCAGCGGCGCCGGACGGCGCGGCCGCGGTGGTGCTGCCCGCGGACTGCCGCCTCGCCGCCCAGGCCGCGCTGCAGGCGGAGCTGGTCGGAGCGCTCGAACGCGGCGCCGGTGTGGTGCTGGACGCCAGCGCGGTGGAGCGCGTCGACACCGCGGCGCTGCAGTTGCTGGTGCTGCTGCGGCGTGAGCTTGCGTCACGCGACGGCGCGCTGGCGTGGCGTGGCGCGAGCGCGGCTTTCAACGAGGCGGCCGGCCTGCTCGGCCTGGCGCGGATTCTGGAACTGCCGGCCGCGGGGCCGGCCTGA
- a CDS encoding RNA polymerase sigma factor FliA → MSVASEYLQLSRESADELVRRHAPLVRRIAYHLMGRLPASVDVGDLIQAGMIGLLEAARHFAHDKGASFETYAGIRIRGAMLDELRRTDWTPRSVHRKTREVAETIRQIETETGAEADDAEVIRRLGISAEEYHQVLADAACVRLLSLTASDDGEESTVLDVVDEGSLGPAENVERDGMREALAGAIGGLPEREQLVMSLYYEQELNLKEIGAVLGVSESRVCQIHGQAVIRLRARLTGWRS, encoded by the coding sequence ATGAGCGTGGCTTCGGAATATCTGCAACTCTCCCGCGAGAGTGCCGACGAACTGGTGCGTCGGCACGCGCCGCTGGTGCGGAGGATCGCCTATCACCTGATGGGGCGGTTGCCGGCCAGCGTCGACGTGGGTGACCTGATCCAGGCGGGAATGATCGGTTTGCTGGAGGCGGCGCGCCATTTTGCCCACGACAAGGGGGCCAGCTTCGAGACGTATGCGGGCATCCGCATCCGTGGCGCCATGCTGGACGAATTGCGCCGCACCGACTGGACCCCGCGCTCGGTGCACCGCAAGACCCGCGAGGTGGCCGAGACGATCCGCCAGATCGAAACCGAGACCGGCGCCGAGGCGGACGACGCCGAGGTGATCCGCCGGCTCGGCATCAGCGCGGAGGAGTACCACCAGGTACTGGCCGACGCGGCCTGCGTGCGCCTGCTCAGCCTCACCGCGTCGGACGACGGCGAGGAAAGCACGGTGCTCGACGTGGTCGACGAAGGCAGCCTCGGGCCGGCCGAGAACGTCGAGCGCGACGGCATGCGCGAGGCGCTGGCCGGGGCGATCGGTGGCCTGCCCGAGCGCGAGCAGCTGGTGATGTCGCTGTACTACGAGCAGGAATTGAACCTCAAGGAAATCGGCGCCGTGCTCGGTGTGAGCGAGTCGCGCGTGTGCCAGATCCACGGCCAGGCGGTGATCCGGCTGCGTGCCCGGCTCACCGGGTGGCGAAGCTGA
- a CDS encoding DUF2802 domain-containing protein, producing the protein MWLELGVAVLLLLALAQSLLLWHGGRQLRELQRRVAALSHEAGFACTDVPTSMLVTVLGRLERQLGRAEQPPLRQSYELAQRLAREGADVEQLVSRCGLSRDEAKLVLQMHPAGS; encoded by the coding sequence ATGTGGCTTGAGCTTGGCGTGGCCGTGCTGCTGCTGTTGGCGCTGGCGCAGTCGTTGCTGCTGTGGCATGGCGGGCGCCAGTTGCGCGAGCTGCAGCGGCGCGTCGCTGCGCTGTCGCACGAGGCGGGCTTCGCCTGCACCGACGTGCCGACCTCGATGCTGGTGACGGTGCTGGGGCGGCTGGAGCGCCAGCTCGGCCGGGCCGAACAGCCGCCGCTACGGCAGTCCTATGAACTGGCCCAGCGGCTGGCGCGCGAAGGCGCCGACGTCGAGCAACTGGTCAGCCGCTGCGGCCTGTCGCGCGACGAGGCGAAGCTGGTGCTGCAGATGCATCCGGCCGGTTCCTGA
- a CDS encoding protein phosphatase CheZ, whose protein sequence is MNVTSPLAIDEMLPPELRDLLNSPEGPAFEQALDVMVRQREQRLFRALGQLARDLHDAVRRLGGELAQEGVPGIVADARQHLQDVLEMSAQAAHRSLDFTDRMRPQAESLTRNAGQVLEWTNGNDAAAVLAREAVAFAGSCREGLADMVLAQSWQDLTGQRIKKVASFIGTVESSLLELVRLTGALAGSEAPASAAKVSSQEDADRLLSEFGF, encoded by the coding sequence ATGAACGTCACTTCACCCCTTGCCATCGACGAGATGCTGCCGCCGGAACTGCGTGATCTGCTGAACAGTCCCGAGGGCCCGGCGTTCGAGCAGGCGCTGGACGTGATGGTGCGCCAGCGCGAGCAGCGCCTGTTCCGCGCGCTCGGCCAGCTGGCCCGCGACCTGCACGACGCGGTGCGCCGGCTCGGCGGCGAACTGGCCCAGGAGGGCGTGCCCGGCATCGTGGCCGACGCGCGCCAGCATCTGCAGGACGTGCTGGAGATGAGCGCGCAGGCGGCCCACCGCAGCCTCGATTTCACCGATCGCATGCGGCCCCAGGCCGAATCGCTGACGCGCAACGCCGGCCAGGTGCTCGAGTGGACCAACGGCAACGACGCCGCCGCGGTGCTGGCGCGCGAGGCGGTGGCCTTCGCCGGCAGCTGCCGCGAAGGCCTGGCCGACATGGTGCTGGCGCAGTCGTGGCAGGACCTTACCGGGCAACGCATCAAGAAGGTCGCCAGCTTCATCGGCACGGTCGAATCCTCGTTGCTGGAACTGGTGCGGCTGACCGGCGCGCTGGCCGGCAGCGAGGCGCCGGCCAGCGCGGCCAAGGTGTCCAGTCAGGAGGATGCCGACCGCCTGCTGAGCGAATTCGGCTTCTGA
- a CDS encoding flagellar motor protein, with translation MDLVSIIGTILAFVVIILGTILKGSTVGALWNAAAFVIVFAGTAAALLVQTQGKVLRHAFKMLSMIYRPPQHQPGDLISRIVGWSEISRRQGLLGLEPQIEAEPDPFVSKGLQLLVDGGEPEAIRSVLEVDLETRESIDLAGAKVYEMAGIYSPTLGIIGAVMGLMAVMQNLADPSKLGHGIAAAFVATIYGVALANLFMLPMAARLKGLISKQTRMREILIEGLVSIAQGDNPRQIEARLQGYVP, from the coding sequence ATGGATCTGGTAAGCATCATCGGCACCATTCTGGCCTTCGTGGTGATCATCCTCGGCACCATCCTGAAGGGCTCCACCGTGGGTGCGCTGTGGAACGCCGCGGCGTTCGTGATCGTCTTTGCCGGCACCGCCGCCGCCTTGCTGGTGCAGACCCAGGGCAAGGTGCTCAGGCATGCGTTCAAGATGCTTTCGATGATCTACCGGCCGCCGCAGCACCAGCCGGGCGACCTGATCAGCCGCATCGTCGGCTGGAGCGAGATCTCGCGCCGGCAGGGCCTGCTCGGGCTGGAACCGCAGATCGAGGCGGAGCCCGACCCGTTCGTCAGCAAGGGGCTGCAGCTGCTGGTCGACGGCGGCGAGCCGGAGGCCATCCGCAGCGTGCTCGAGGTGGACCTGGAAACCCGCGAGTCGATCGACCTGGCCGGCGCCAAGGTGTACGAGATGGCCGGCATCTACTCGCCCACGCTGGGCATCATCGGCGCGGTGATGGGGCTGATGGCGGTGATGCAGAACCTGGCCGACCCGAGCAAGCTCGGCCACGGCATCGCCGCCGCGTTCGTGGCCACCATCTATGGCGTGGCGCTGGCCAACCTGTTCATGCTGCCGATGGCGGCACGGCTGAAGGGCCTGATCAGTAAACAGACGCGGATGCGCGAGATCCTGATCGAGGGCCTGGTGTCGATCGCCCAGGGCGACAACCCGCGGCAGATCGAGGCGCGCCTGCAGGGTTATGTCCCATGA
- a CDS encoding flagellar hook-length control protein FliK yields the protein MIIQPTSLAALTWAGAASGTTAQSWRIGTVLSARPLGVNPQGLLVLQVGALAVETELPGGQLPAQFQVRVLSLGAQPQLEMLPQPADATFQRVLRERLPQQNGYAPLLATLGTLAQRPVLRQLPPELRTALALLEQSLRTPAEITRGEGLREAINRSGLFFESRLASPHGNLAALAEDDWKGALLRLAALLDRRAPAPVPANRNDAAPPMLQRGMHAQPRVPLPLAPADDGVGPLLDRLHGEVKAALARVEVAQLDASASPLPAWMIEIPLQGEDGRDVLQLQLELSIDPADGGHGWTLGFALDLPALGPLQGELQLREPRLTVRLWAEQMETAQRLERQFGPLRQRLAACGVLLDQLSCQVGLPQPPGRHSAVLLQATA from the coding sequence TTGATCATCCAACCGACCAGCCTGGCCGCCCTCACCTGGGCCGGTGCCGCCTCCGGCACCACGGCGCAAAGCTGGCGCATCGGCACGGTGCTGTCGGCGCGCCCGCTGGGGGTGAATCCGCAGGGCCTGCTGGTGCTGCAGGTTGGCGCGCTCGCGGTGGAGACGGAGCTGCCCGGCGGCCAGTTGCCGGCGCAGTTCCAGGTGCGCGTGCTGAGCTTGGGCGCGCAGCCGCAACTGGAGATGCTGCCGCAGCCGGCCGACGCCACCTTCCAGCGCGTGCTGCGCGAGCGCCTGCCGCAGCAGAACGGCTACGCGCCGCTGCTCGCCACGCTGGGCACGCTGGCGCAACGACCGGTGCTGCGCCAGTTGCCGCCGGAGCTGCGCACGGCGCTGGCGCTGCTCGAGCAATCGCTGCGCACGCCGGCCGAAATCACCCGTGGCGAAGGCCTGCGCGAGGCCATCAATCGCAGCGGACTGTTTTTCGAGTCGCGCCTGGCCAGCCCGCACGGCAACCTGGCAGCGCTGGCCGAGGACGACTGGAAAGGCGCGCTGCTGCGCCTGGCCGCGCTGCTCGACCGTCGCGCGCCGGCGCCCGTGCCAGCCAACCGCAACGATGCCGCGCCGCCGATGCTGCAGCGTGGCATGCATGCGCAGCCGCGCGTGCCGCTGCCGCTGGCGCCCGCCGACGATGGCGTGGGTCCGCTGCTGGACCGCCTGCATGGCGAGGTGAAGGCGGCGCTGGCGCGGGTGGAGGTGGCCCAGCTGGACGCCAGCGCCAGCCCGCTGCCAGCCTGGATGATCGAGATTCCGCTGCAGGGCGAGGATGGCCGCGACGTGCTGCAACTGCAGCTGGAGCTCAGCATCGATCCCGCCGACGGCGGCCACGGCTGGACGCTCGGTTTCGCGCTGGACCTGCCCGCGCTGGGCCCGCTGCAGGGCGAGCTGCAACTGCGCGAACCGCGGCTGACGGTACGCCTGTGGGCCGAGCAGATGGAAACCGCGCAGCGGCTGGAACGCCAGTTCGGCCCACTGCGCCAGCGGCTGGCCGCCTGCGGCGTACTGCTCGACCAGCTGAGCTGCCAGGTCGGCCTGCCGCAACCGCCGGGCCGGCACAGCGCCGTGCTGCTGCAGGCCACCGCATGA
- a CDS encoding chemotaxis protein CheA: protein MDAELDNELRQDFLVEAGELLQRLDEQLVGLEAAPGDGELLNAVFRAFHTVKGGAGFLALEPMVLLCHHAEDLLNEARNGKLVLGAVQMDALLHALDLLNGMMAAVGAAAPLQMPPPALLAALLPEARPVAVAAPAPPVAAAGGSIDDSEFEALLDSMYGNAAPGAVAPAPLPAAPPASATRTIDDDEFEALLDTLHGKPGQPAAPMPAPVAVPAPAAPGTPANAATTTPAAAPAHHAAPVENSVRVDTARLDLLVNHAGELVLLRNRLLSLAARHGSEALAAAANELDRVTDELQGAVMGMRMQPVGRLFQRFPRIVRDLARQLGKDVELVLEGEGTDLDRGLVEALADPLIHLLRNALDHGVELPAERERAGKPRKGRVCLSASQRGERIVIAVRDDGRGMDPEILRRKAVEKGVIDAVQAARLSEAECYELIFRPGFSTAAVVSDISGRGVGMDVVKTRVAELGGTLQVRSQLGHGSELELTVPLTLAVLRVLMVRVDTRLFALPLGNVAEVFELDAGQDCLLDGRLVARHRGRALPLLDLTGWAGAPAAAGRHVVVLHIGHRRLGCLVHEVLGREDVIVKPLGPLFGGVPGIAGATVTGDGRLALVMDLASLAGLAGDDDQPSTSLQSTG, encoded by the coding sequence ATGGATGCGGAACTGGACAACGAGTTGCGCCAGGACTTCCTGGTCGAGGCGGGCGAACTGCTGCAGCGCCTGGACGAGCAGCTGGTCGGGCTGGAGGCGGCGCCGGGCGACGGCGAGCTGCTGAATGCCGTGTTCCGCGCCTTTCACACCGTCAAGGGCGGCGCCGGCTTTCTCGCCCTCGAGCCGATGGTGCTGCTGTGCCACCACGCCGAGGACTTGCTCAACGAGGCGCGCAACGGCAAGCTGGTGCTGGGCGCCGTGCAGATGGACGCGCTGCTGCACGCGCTGGACCTGCTCAACGGCATGATGGCCGCCGTGGGCGCCGCCGCGCCGCTGCAGATGCCGCCGCCGGCGTTGCTGGCCGCGCTGCTGCCGGAAGCCCGACCGGTGGCGGTCGCTGCGCCGGCGCCGCCGGTGGCCGCCGCCGGCGGCAGCATCGACGACAGCGAGTTCGAGGCGCTGCTGGACAGCATGTACGGCAACGCCGCGCCGGGCGCGGTTGCGCCGGCGCCGTTGCCCGCCGCGCCACCGGCGTCGGCGACGAGGACGATCGACGACGACGAGTTCGAGGCCCTGCTGGATACGCTGCACGGCAAGCCCGGCCAGCCGGCTGCGCCGATGCCGGCGCCGGTCGCCGTACCCGCGCCGGCCGCGCCCGGCACCCCGGCCAATGCCGCCACCACCACCCCGGCCGCGGCGCCCGCACACCACGCGGCGCCGGTGGAGAACAGCGTGCGGGTCGACACCGCGCGGCTGGACCTCCTGGTCAACCATGCCGGTGAACTGGTGCTGCTGCGCAACCGCCTGCTCAGCCTGGCCGCGCGCCACGGCAGCGAGGCCCTGGCCGCGGCGGCGAACGAGCTGGATCGGGTCACCGACGAGCTGCAGGGCGCGGTGATGGGCATGCGCATGCAGCCGGTGGGCCGGTTGTTCCAGCGCTTCCCGCGGATCGTGCGCGACCTGGCGCGCCAGCTCGGCAAGGACGTGGAACTGGTGCTGGAAGGCGAGGGCACCGACCTCGACCGCGGCCTGGTCGAGGCGCTGGCCGACCCGCTGATCCACCTGCTGCGCAATGCGCTCGACCACGGCGTGGAGCTGCCGGCCGAGCGCGAGCGGGCCGGCAAGCCGCGCAAGGGCCGCGTGTGCCTGTCGGCCAGCCAGCGCGGCGAGCGCATCGTGATCGCGGTGCGCGACGACGGTCGCGGCATGGACCCGGAGATCCTGCGCCGCAAGGCGGTCGAGAAGGGCGTGATCGACGCCGTGCAGGCCGCACGGCTGAGCGAGGCCGAATGCTATGAGCTGATCTTCCGCCCGGGTTTCAGCACCGCCGCGGTGGTGTCCGACATCTCCGGCCGCGGCGTCGGCATGGACGTGGTGAAGACCCGTGTGGCCGAACTCGGCGGCACCTTGCAGGTGCGCTCGCAGCTGGGCCACGGCAGCGAACTGGAGCTGACCGTGCCGCTGACCCTGGCGGTGCTGCGCGTGCTGATGGTGCGCGTGGACACGCGGCTGTTCGCGCTGCCGCTGGGCAACGTGGCGGAGGTGTTCGAGCTGGACGCGGGCCAGGACTGCCTGCTGGACGGCCGCCTGGTCGCCCGCCATCGCGGCCGCGCGCTGCCGCTGCTCGACCTCACCGGCTGGGCCGGGGCGCCGGCGGCGGCGGGCCGCCACGTGGTGGTGCTGCACATCGGCCACCGGCGGCTGGGTTGCCTGGTGCACGAGGTGCTCGGTCGCGAGGACGTCATCGTCAAGCCGCTGGGGCCGCTGTTCGGCGGCGTGCCGGGCATCGCCGGCGCCACCGTCACCGGCGATGGCCGGCTGGCGCTGGTGATGGACCTGGCTAGTCTGGCCGGCCTGGCCGGTGACGACGACCAACCTTCCACTTCACTGCAATCGACCGGCTGA